In one Pseudomonas sp. Bout1 genomic region, the following are encoded:
- the pgaD gene encoding poly-beta-1,6-N-acetyl-D-glucosamine biosynthesis protein PgaD, whose amino-acid sequence MNLIRTQQRPVMWAIDVFLTLLAWAGLIILLVRGLVPMLDSHGGPRIDAPIFAALDTLQIYLWIAVFNAVVLISWARYQQRRGKHFAQRRSAAKALSDQRLSDSFSLGEGDLEQLRRPGVLVIHNDQEGGVQEVTAHVSRHVERPGLKRVPGQERAKEVG is encoded by the coding sequence ATGAACCTGATCCGTACCCAACAGCGCCCGGTGATGTGGGCCATCGACGTATTCCTGACCCTGCTGGCCTGGGCCGGGCTGATTATCTTGCTGGTGCGCGGACTGGTGCCGATGCTCGACAGCCACGGCGGCCCGCGGATCGATGCGCCGATTTTTGCGGCACTGGATACCTTGCAGATCTACCTGTGGATTGCCGTGTTCAACGCAGTGGTGCTGATCAGTTGGGCACGCTACCAGCAGCGACGTGGCAAGCACTTTGCCCAGCGGCGCTCGGCGGCCAAGGCCTTGAGCGACCAGCGCTTGAGCGACAGTTTCAGCCTGGGGGAAGGCGACCTGGAACAACTGCGTCGCCCGGGTGTGCTGGTGATTCATAACGACCAGGAGGGCGGTGTGCAGGAAGTGACGGCGCACGTGTCGCGGCATGTGGAGCGGCCGGGGCTGAAACGGGTGCCGGGGCAGGAGCGGGCCAAGGAAGTCGGTTAG